The genomic stretch gtgttgaatgatgcttcctatccttgctccttgattcaagatgaatcaagaccttcgatcgttgttgctagacctccgatttcagcccctttgttgaagaatcttccgttcttcaaaccctcggcccggctgatctcaaacacaacgagtcgaacccgaatccttcacttcaatgtcactgaatccgctactagactgatgaagacttcctcttcacaatcaccttcgctcggctgaatattgatgaagcgattcgtccaaaaacccccaaacacaaacccgtattggaggacaaaaccctaacggttttattcaagaaagaacctaccacaagcttcaactcgaaccggattcttcgatcacagcttcgaaccttatcacctttaatcgatcacgaaccacatcaaaagtaattgtgtgcagttgatgtgttgtgaaatgttaaagatgaagatgatgagtcttggacacctttttcactctttcttgtttccttgaacacttgaactcaaattgacaaatgttggttgatagaagtgttttgacttctatatatagtaactgacaaaccaaccaaaaataacaaactttcaaacagtggaaagtactagaaaactgagtttacgcacgagcggtcgaccatagatcggcgtgcgctgagccgtgagagatgcgccgacccctatggtcgacccatggttccatgcgctgacccaggATAGCATCATTGTGCCATGCGCTGAcctctggtcgactcaagggatttatgcgctaacccgtgagttatgcgccgacccttatggtcgacgcaaagaagcatgcgctgaccaatctccaGTTTAGTTgagttttgcgctgacccgtgagctttgagctgacccctatggtcgactcaaggccttcaaatctgcataaatctgtgttttgtgatgatgggtaatgtgttgcatttgtttgtagacgtgcatgatggtcttttgtcatcatcgaaacttgcgatcgtatgttgtctgactctttgtctttacagATAGCTTCTATAAACCtacctcacagttgcattgccaCTAATGTTGTACAAGATCACCGAAAATTAAGCATTgaattgatatgtcaagacattttgccgCCTGTTAACAAAGACCCATTAGTGAAagtgagtataataatatctcatatcatcacaagatataattatactccctcttacaagaaagcgtggattgcaaggacaaagaCTGTTGAGCAGGTATTTGGCAACTGAGAGGGTTCATACAAAGAATTgtcacggtttttatgggcacttaAAACATACGCATCGGAAATTATTGtaattatggagacattgccagcatTTACGCCAGACGGAACTTGTGTTGGTGGAAATAGAATTTTTCACCGCCTCTTTTGGGTGTTTCAACCAtacatcaaaggttttgcattctgcaaacctattattcaaattgatggagCATGGTTATATGGCAAATACAAAGGAACTTTGCTTATGGTTGTTGCACAAGACGGAAAcaataatgtctttcccatttcctttgctctggttgaaggtgaaaccgctggtggttggggtttcttccttagtcatctcagaacacatgtcgctccacaagccaatctctgtttgatttcagatagacatgctgccattgagagtgcttacaataaccatgataatGGATGGCATaatcctccttctacccatgtctattgcattatACATATCGCAgaaaacttcatgcgtgcaatcaaagacaagaaccttcgcaaaaaaagtggtgaatgcagggtatgctctaactcagccgtcatttcaacTTTACCGTGAggaaattagattgtctaatgcaAATGCAGGAATgtgggtggataacataccaTTAGAGCAATGGACAAAtgcatttgacagaggttgtcgatggggccacatgacaacaaaaccttgtggaatgcatgaacgacgtattcaaaggcattaTAAATCTACCAATAACCACATTGGTCAgagcaacctattttaggttggcatCTACCTTCACAAtcagaggtgaaagatggagtgcagtgttaatgtcaggtcaattattcagtgaatgttgtatgaaaatgatgaaagaggaaactatcaaagctaacacacatgCGGTTACAATCTTTGATCGTCATAGAAAAAATTTCAGTgtacaggaaacaatggaccacaataAAGGGAGGTCAAATTTATCCTATGTTTtcagactaaacagaagttggtgcgactgtggaaagttccaggtcttccgtattccttgctcccatgtcattgcaacATGCACACATACTCGTCGggacgcttacaaccatctatATGATGTTTACAAGGTCATTATCGTCATGAATGTCTATAACGAAAGCTTCTCAGTGCTAGCAATGGAGGAATATTGGCCTCCGTATGAAGGGGATATAGTTTGCAAcacaacgatgagatgcgaagaaagaaaaaaggacggccaAACAACATGCGTATTAGAACAAAAATGGATATAGCTtataaaatgataagattatgtagtatataTCGTCAACCCAGACACAATAAGAAAAAATGTCTCAATCTATGATCAATttctgcatcataatttagtacctccaatttttgtaacctttgattttgatatattaataactttttgttacaacaacGTTAACAACAAACATCATTCCAACTTAAGCACACTTAAAATCGAACAGGTctaaataaataacacaaacaacaaatatcaaaatagatgaaaatacttaaccaaaacaacatttctaactgattacaacaatcaaactgatgtcatctgGTCCAAATATCACTTCCATATcatccttatcattttttactCGCACCCAACTACGTACGCaatcgagtctctcaatacttctaattttttccttttttggTATGTTTtcatctaaccaacgaaccaactccctaTTTAGTTGCTCGAAACGATATATGTTCCAAAATATCATCTCCATCAAAGGCTTGTgtctcgaataaatcacttttccatagcggcgacgaaGACGAAACATGTTTGCATTATGATAAAAAGAGATGTGGAAAAACGAATCACCCAACACAtctatttatacaaaaaaaaaattacacaatacatggaggcgtcagaccaattggcgcctcctctcagTATATTCATATGGGCGCCATTTGGATTGTCAGCACCGTGTGCTATAGCCAATTTAATTGGtgccccctcttaaaaattaagGGTAGACGCCAATTGATCTGGCACCTATGCcttaagattttttttttgaaactgTAGTAGTTTGGGAAATTATTTGAAAAGtgaattattttagaattttttttgaaagtATGGGATATTTGAGTAAAAAAATTCCAATATGTTTCGATAGCTCGAATTAAATTGattaaaaaagatttaaaaaaataaaaaaatattaattttagTTGAAGATGATATAATTTACATTAGGCGCCAAATGATcgatttttttattttaaaaaaaataagaaaaatccGCATGACTTCCTTCTTTATTGGAGCACTATATATAAAAGTTGATGATAGCAtaagaaaatatatttttaaataagAGACTTAATAGTAAATTTGAGGAAAGTTGTTAAATATGAGATTTTTCAAACATTTAATTTAACTAAATAATTAACTTTGAACAATATATTTTGTTTAAAGTTGTTGAATTATAATTATAAATAGGGTAATGCTATCTTGTGTCCTAGGGGCACATGTTAAGAACTAATTGTAGAAATGTTTTCTTGGAACTTGTGTATGGTCATTATCAAaattttataattaatatttttattactttttttaatataaattttCTATTTATGAATAGTTAACATGTGCTCTTGGGGCAGAAGTTAACATTACCCTTATAAATATTCAACAACTTATTTAAGTTAGTTACAATATGAAAAGTACAAAGAAATGAAATACATCTTCCATCCATCAATCTCCACAAATACATATCACTTGAACTACCTTACAACAATTCTATTTACCTTCACAGTATTTATAAAAGTTATAAATAATATTTTGTCTTTTACATGACacaagttttattttaaaataatatttatattttaagATATTATTAAAAAATAGTTAAAGTGAACAACAAATACTATATAATATTTTAAACTTGTAATATGTATCAAGTTATAGACGTTGAATTAATTTTTTATAGATAATAGAATATTTAATCAAAATATGATACTATAATTAAAAATTACTTAATATAGTgtaatatttatatttatatttacATAGCATTTATCTTTATTCTTACTCCCAAGTttatataaaattatttttgaattgGTTCATATTATAATCAATCTTATATCTAATCTAAATAAACACTTCACATTTGAAGAAAAATAGTTCAAATTAACTTTTTCTAAAAATCTTGAAAAACcaattttattttttcaattatCCCTTCATGAAGCTTGTTCCATAAGGATAAAAGAGTtataaaaagaaacaaaataaaaagaTATTCTGAAAACCAAAGCATTAAATATGATAAAAGATGTTAAATATTTACTTTTATTTTAGACAAAAACAtgattttttgtttttatttatatttgaaactaaaataaatattaattattagttaataaatattttatttaatatttatttttattactttCTCTATCTCATCCGTACTctttaatatttttattttatcttaaataattttttctttaaaatttgACTTTAgtatttattatatttttttcactAATTTATTTTTGTTCATTATATTTCACTATCTAttattaataatatatatttttgtaaataatataattaatcattattttaaaaaatataaaaaatattaaaatctCAAATAGATCACCTAATATGAGATAATTAGGTGAATGGGGGTAACACTTTTAGTTGAATAGAAATTTATAGACAAATTAAATTGTTACCGACAGAATTTAAACATTTATATAAATAGTGGAACCGACACCATTTTGTTTTGTGCTAATTGTGACTTCACACATTTAATGAACATGTTATATATTGTGTCAGCTTACTAAGGATTAATTTGGCTATTACATTTATAGGTTATTCTAGAGAGAAATTTGTTAATAATTATAGTTGTCCAATAACTAACTACTAAAATATATTTGGATTTAATATTTAAGATTTGATTTGAAACCAAACACAGTACCAAAGACCACCACTCTTATGTTCTATATAAACCCACACCTTGAATCACTTATACTCACTcaccaagcaaaagcaaaagcaaatTTCAATCCATTCCCTAGAGAAGCAATGGCAAGCTTGAGAGTTTCTTGTGTAGTTGCTTTGATCTGCATGGTGGTTGTTAGTGCACCCATGGCAGAGGCTGCAATCTCGTGCGGAGCAGTAACTGGTGCCATTGCTCCATGCTTTGCTTATCTTAAGGGTGCTCCTGCTCCTTCACTGCAATGCTGTGCTGGAGTGAGGAGACTTAATGGGTCGGCCCAAACTATCGCCGACCGTAAGGCTGTTTGCAACTGCTTGAAAAGTGGTGCTGGTTCCGTTCCTGGTTTGAAGTCCGGCAATGTTGCTGCTCTCCCGGGCAAATGTGGTGTTAGACTTCCTTTCGCGATTAGCCCCTCTACCAACTGTAATGCGTAAGTTTTACAACTCACTCTTTGAATCTCTACTGTTAGAAAAAGTTTTGAGTAGGAGGTATTGGATTCGAACCTGAAAACACATCTATAATCAATTAAATTTATTAATTTGTTCGTGTTTTTGTCGTATTGCAGCATCAGTTTCTAAAAATAGTGTGGATGAGAGGAAGAAGCAGATAGCATGGCACTTCTTTCTATTGCAGTATTACCAGCACTAGCTGTGGAGTTAACTAATGAGAATAAAGGAAGGGCAACGAGGGCTCCACTTTTGCGAGTTTCCTCGGCTTCTATCTGAATTTGGTCTATAATTGTATTGCACAATGAATTTTTTTTTTCTCAATTTGAATGTTGCATTTGTGATAAAGATATATGATATATTATTCCATGCTACTTTACTTTCTATTTTTAACAATTCTCCTATTGCTTTCCTCTCCCTATATTTATATTTATTGTTCTTCCTCGTTCCAAATTGTTAGAATTTGTAAGTTGAGTTTAACTCATTCCTAAAAAACTGAATTATAAGGTGATGATTGTCCCTACTTATAAATATAAAGTGTTAGAGGCTGCAATGAAAGCAAGTCAAATGCCGCAATGATTGTCCCTACTTATAAATATAAAGTGTTAGAGGCTGCAATGAAAGCAAGTCAAATGCCGCAATTTAGGCGACTAGAGACAGATCGTAATGAAGGCAGAAATTCCAACACACTCTCACAGCTCGAGCCTCAATGAGGCTGAAACGTGGACGATGCAGGAAGTCCAACAAATTATCTAGGATAGACTTTGATACAATCTTAAAATGTGTAGGTTGGACCTAACCTATTCCTACAAAATCGGATTGTAAGGTGGAAGCATCCCAAAAGTGATGCATTGAAAACTTGTTAGTTAAGGAACCAAGCTCAACCAACTAAAATTCAATTTACTAAATTGATAGGGAACAGTTATGGACACCAGGGACAGATACATGCAACTAACCAAATTTGTCATTCTAAATTAAATATAGCTCAACAACTTTATACTAAAATCAACTAACTTTCTATGTAGATTGTACAAGGGGTGGGGTCAGTTAGTAAGTCAAATGAGAATTTAATGCTGATGTAAAAGAAAACAGATGGAGATGAGTTCAGTCAGAAACCGAACCGAACTGAACTATAGTACTAGGTCACCCGAACTGACCTGCATAAGAGGAGATGTCAATACTGTCTAAATGTAAGATTGAGGCGACCGGGACAAAGGCCGGTATCTTGAACCAATTCTTCTGGTGCTGAATTTGATATTATAGACGAGACGCCATGGTAGACATGTCGAGAATCACCACCAAATATAAGAACATCTCCTGATTCTAGAAGTACATTCTCTGCCTTCTCAACATCCCTTAGATCTCCATAAAGAAATTCTGCTGAATCACCAATAGAGAAGGATACAACTGGCAACCCTTTTTGAAGACTTTCTTCCCTTTCATCGCGATCCTGCATCAAGCAGTTTTAAAATGGAAACAAAAAATGTAAATGGCTAGCAACAAAGTAGTGTAGCTAACCTGATGAAGACCAAGCCTTCCACTAGTTGAATAAAAATTGACAATGCATATATCAGGAGTCATTGAAGGTAGTATATCCTCTACATAGTTTTTTCGCCATTCCCGATTATATAGCTGATGTGCTTCTTGTATAGCTCTTGTAACCAACTTACTAAAGTAATGAGGAATACTTGGTGGCTTGCTACCATCAATTGCCCTTTTATATCCATATTTTCTTGTTTGAGGATCCCAGTCCATACCAAGACACATCATCATCAATCTAAGTTTGGCTCCATCTGCATAGCCTGGTTGATAGAATCCTCCAGGACCGAGACCGAGATCGCGACATTTTTTCACTATTTCTACCTAAAGTTATTCAAGAAAATGTGGTAAAAGAATTAAATCCGCCACATATGAAGTAAAAAAGTATTCCAATACATTTGTAGAGAATTTATGGTGCATCATTCATGAACATGAGGGAAGACCAAACATATAAATGCATTTCATTACAACAAGCGAAAGAAATTCCAAGAATAGAAAGGAAAGAAAATTGAGGTAATCATCAATTTAGTTTCTGATATTGTAGGGCGCTGTCAATTTAGTTCTTGAAACTATTCTTACAAAATAGCCCTAAAATTGAAAATATTCAACTTTTGCATTCTGAAAGATCAGAGAAAGGTCAAGTACCTGTTCATGATGTGTTAAGTGATGTTTTAGGAGAACCATCCCTGGCCTCAGTATCCCTTCATCTGTTCCTTCCTCCTGCATCTCAAATCCAATGCTGTTTTCCTCGTTCTTTTCTAGCGGTGTAGCTCCTGTCGAAGTAGAATTTCTCTTACCACAAAAACAGATGTCACAGTTAAATTTTCTTTGCCTTTTATTATATCGTCTATCAGCTGACAATGTCTTTGTTGGTGATATATTACTAccattattatcatcaaaactggAACAAAAACTAGATTCACTAAAGTTATTCTTATTGTACTGTCTCATTTCTAAATCGATGCAAATTCTCCTCTTGAATTTACTTTGTTCTTTCGGCTGATCACAACTAGATATAAACTCAAGGAGTGcattcttctttttctttttatgccACGGTACAGGATTAGTGTCCGCCATAAAATCTGATAATGGATTATCAGGTATAACCTGAAGTAAGAAAAATGTAAACAGTTATTGTTAGCAGGAAGCCTAATATAAATATTATTGAATCCTGCAGTTCATAACCATATTAAGGAAAAAGAAGACTCGCATTATAACTTATATGCAAAAAGTTAACACCAAAACGCACAAACTTAACAAATATTTGTAAATTGTTTTTCCGATACATATCAAGTTGATAGTTAGGTGAATTTCAGTTAGTAGCTATTAATCATAATTTGAAGATAGTAACTGTTACACAGAGTTAGTTACATGATTAACAAAGCTAAGGCTCCTACAATAAATGTCTAGCTATGTATGCAACTCAACTTAGATATATAGAAATTTGGTTCAATCTTGGATTCTCAATTCTATTAATCCATCAAAAGCTCGATTTTCGGTAGAGCTGCTTTGGTAGTTTCGAAAGATTTAGAAAGCGATTCGCTTACTGTGATCCAATAAGAATTACAAATTTACCCTAAGAATGGTTGGATACTTGATAATGTATCTAATTCCATATGTGATTCTTCAATTTCAGTTCAACCATCTCAGTTTTCTACATTTCACATCTCTCTTTACCTTACATCCATCACAACCAACCGGACCCTGGAGTCACCTCATCACCCCAAACAGAAACATATATTGTTGCAAATAATATAATTATCATAATCCACATGAACAATTTTCATAAAACGGAAACACATATTGTATCAAAAATAAATGATAGTAATAATATAAAAAATTCACATAGTAAATGTCGACAAAGCCTCAATCATTATGTAGTAGTTAATAGTGGCACATCACAGTAGCATTTGCAAGTTAATACTATGCATTTGAGTAAAATTTCAAACATACCATCAAGCAACCACATAGTCTAATCCAATCAAACATTAAAATGTGTTGCATAAGAATTTAAAAAGAAATCCTCAACATTACTAAATACCGTAATTTAATTAAGAATACCGTGTTTAGACTGTCCTATGACACTCGTATGTTTTTAAGATTCTATTGTTATTTGCTGGTTTAGGTTTTAAAAGCCCACGATGTAGCAATGGGTGGGAGGAACTAAGCGAAAAGCTGTGAGTTTCTTTTTGTTCCTTTTCTCAAAAATTTGAATTATATTTCTTGCTTACTTTAACATGCTTTCAATCCTAGTGTTATATACTGCAAAAttagaaagaaagaaaaaacagAAGGTGAATATTATTTGAATGATTAAGTGTGTTCTATAGTAAATGTCAATTTTTAGCACAAATTGTGAATGTGATTTTCATGGTTTGCTATCAGTAGAAGAGATATTTGGCTTGTAATGTATTTCAGAATTGCAACATGTTGTAACCAAAGACTTGACATGATGCTTGTTTTTCTTTTGCTATCCAATCATATTATATATAGGGTGCATGTCGTCACTTGATTCGAGATGGAAAATTTCAGTCGAGGATGTCTGTATAGAAGAGGTAACATACATAGATGTCAAGTGGAATCATATTGGTTGAGACTTGAAGGACTTATTCTTCTTAGATTTGTTGGTTGTTTTCTCATGCATTGCAATGAAATCGTTATTTCCACCACAAGCAATATTTTGAACAAAGGAGGCGTTAACAACAAAATGTTCAGATGATGGTGTTAG from Lathyrus oleraceus cultivar Zhongwan6 chromosome 7, CAAS_Psat_ZW6_1.0, whole genome shotgun sequence encodes the following:
- the LOC127108121 gene encoding non-specific lipid-transfer protein 1, with the protein product MFYINPHLESLILTHQAKAKANFNPFPREAMASLRVSCVVALICMVVVSAPMAEAAISCGAVTGAIAPCFAYLKGAPAPSLQCCAGVRRLNGSAQTIADRKAVCNCLKSGAGSVPGLKSGNVAALPGKCGVRLPFAISPSTNCNAISF
- the LOC127108119 gene encoding uncharacterized protein LOC127108119 isoform X1, yielding MPMLSSRHFIHTTLTSSFHSPLSLKRCFLLRFSSNNISPPMAETKTDSAKSSPPESQPRGGDIDASVIPDNPLSDFMADTNPVPWHKKKKKNALLEFISSCDQPKEQSKFKRRICIDLEMRQYNKNNFSESSFCSSFDDNNGSNISPTKTLSADRRYNKRQRKFNCDICFCGKRNSTSTGATPLEKNEENSIGFEMQEEGTDEGILRPGMVLLKHHLTHHEQVEIVKKCRDLGLGPGGFYQPGYADGAKLRLMMMCLGMDWDPQTRKYGYKRAIDGSKPPSIPHYFSKLVTRAIQEAHQLYNREWRKNYVEDILPSMTPDICIVNFYSTSGRLGLHQDRDEREESLQKGLPVVSFSIGDSAEFLYGDLRDVEKAENVLLESGDVLIFGGDSRHVYHGVSSIISNSAPEELVQDTGLCPGRLNLTFRQY
- the LOC127108119 gene encoding uncharacterized protein LOC127108119 isoform X2: MADTNPVPWHKKKKKNALLEFISSCDQPKEQSKFKRRICIDLEMRQYNKNNFSESSFCSSFDDNNGSNISPTKTLSADRRYNKRQRKFNCDICFCGKRNSTSTGATPLEKNEENSIGFEMQEEGTDEGILRPGMVLLKHHLTHHEQVEIVKKCRDLGLGPGGFYQPGYADGAKLRLMMMCLGMDWDPQTRKYGYKRAIDGSKPPSIPHYFSKLVTRAIQEAHQLYNREWRKNYVEDILPSMTPDICIVNFYSTSGRLGLHQDRDEREESLQKGLPVVSFSIGDSAEFLYGDLRDVEKAENVLLESGDVLIFGGDSRHVYHGVSSIISNSAPEELVQDTGLCPGRLNLTFRQY